In Gracilinanus agilis isolate LMUSP501 unplaced genomic scaffold, AgileGrace unplaced_scaffold19581, whole genome shotgun sequence, a single genomic region encodes these proteins:
- the COMMD3 gene encoding COMM domain-containing protein 3, translated as MELSEYVQRGCQMLADPGCFDLSAFALLLRAAFRSLLETRADEAALDHPDLKHIDPMVLKHSHAAIATCILEAGKQKADKSTLSTCLEDCKFDRERIELFCTEYQKNKDSLEILLGRIGRCPLLITDVSWRLEYQIKTNQLHKLYRPSYLVTLNVENEGSRSHPDISFNCTMEQLQDLVGKLKDAAKSLERAAQM; from the exons ATGGAGCTCTCGGAGTATGTGCAGAGAGGCTGCCAGATGCTGGCCGATCCCGGCTGCTTCGACCTCTCCGCCTTCGCACTTCTCCTCCGAGCGGCCTTTCGGAGCCTGCTGGAGACCCGGGCTGATGAGGCCGCGCTAG atCATCCAGACTTGAAACATATTGATCCTATGGTATTAAAACATAGTCATGCAGCAATTGCAACTTGTATACTGGAggcaggaaagcagaaagctgacAAGTCAACTCTGAG CACATGTCTAGAAGACTGTAAATTtgacagagagagaatagaacTCTTTTGCACAGAATATCAG aaaaataaggaTTCTCTGGAAATTCTACTGGGAAG AATTGGCAGATGTCCTCTCCTTATAACTGATGTTTCCTGGCGTTTGGAATATCAGATTAAG ACCAATCAACTTCACAAACTGTATCGACCTTCATATTTGGTGACCTTAAATGTTGAG aaTGAGGGTTCTAGATCCCATCCAGACATTAGTTTTAATTGTACTATGGAGCAATTACAG